In Cellvibrio polysaccharolyticus, a genomic segment contains:
- a CDS encoding InlB B-repeat-containing protein, with the protein MLRIHINSGALSALIITVISIVLSACGGSGNDKNHQSSSGASSSSPAATYTLVYSADSGGSISGEASQNVAAGSSGSSVIAKPANNYRFAGWSDGSFKSQRTDGNIQTNTSLTARFKAADIWSTAPYEGNLALEIDSSSSVTVTWRGGQRRTLLISHNVDLSEATTLTDVTSPYQLQDLVSDQPLYVATREDDVITAWSSTTPRKIVANYPINSIQIGADDTRYLGGYFTMFGALQKSTALLPLPGSAQTAPLAFPETDDYVTTAQSDGSGGWYLGGLFTRIGDQERIGFAHINARGEITSWAPGKGTVHNIYAYENRVFIVESSHDSWNPTTTLKGYRHGASEPDLNMPLNNSSVEIIRKGDILYIAQDNSQLPLVAYDLSGNRLEWSPPLARGVKALATLDELIFVATGESSNNLRIYNESGELIRIIDYIYGEIKQLQADDQYIYASGYIDVDKDRRKSQIIRIDKQGNHHPFKNSLTVAANDAILVHEQVLYFTAHGAPGDKMFGKGLQAYSLRDDEFIPWESGASEGIHHLTISDKTLLTSGIQRVAGGKYRRALASFNADDQLTDWKVQAIGYVSSLSWFNGTLYAGGKFDIEGALPRSHLAAFDMDGFITDWQPDTHPYNSSLEINIIKTDSSGVYAGGLISASDLYQSQAYLLAIDHSGSALHHTRLHFPEGERSSITDIALINDKIFFTGPFTRVNNKDRFGIAAVDKAGNLLHDHFENLIYKSTTAMANNGNKIYVTGTYSISPSIFLQKFDANTNHSNWSKSWGMDWAVPIAHSISTYADKILIGGHNISMEKGLLVLNEKGEVIDEGNLNGVTALEIKNNQLFAAHSLTIESDFDSFSYNQDLAAYKAFNLKLPLGEQ; encoded by the coding sequence ATGTTGCGAATCCACATAAACTCAGGAGCCTTGTCAGCCCTGATTATTACCGTCATTTCAATAGTGCTTTCAGCATGTGGTGGCAGTGGGAATGACAAAAACCACCAATCCAGCTCCGGGGCATCATCAAGCTCTCCGGCTGCTACCTACACTTTAGTTTACAGCGCAGACAGTGGAGGTAGCATCTCCGGCGAAGCATCACAAAACGTAGCTGCCGGAAGTTCAGGCAGTAGTGTTATAGCCAAGCCAGCGAATAATTACCGTTTTGCCGGGTGGAGTGACGGCTCATTTAAAAGTCAGCGCACGGATGGTAATATCCAAACGAATACCTCGCTTACTGCCCGCTTTAAAGCCGCTGACATATGGTCGACAGCCCCCTATGAGGGTAACCTCGCTCTGGAAATTGACAGTTCTTCATCTGTAACAGTCACGTGGCGAGGTGGTCAACGTCGCACACTGTTGATTTCGCATAATGTTGATCTTTCAGAAGCTACTACTCTCACCGACGTTACCTCTCCTTACCAATTACAAGACCTTGTTAGTGATCAACCTCTTTATGTGGCAACCCGGGAGGATGATGTCATCACGGCATGGAGCAGCACCACGCCTCGCAAAATTGTTGCTAATTACCCCATTAATAGTATTCAGATTGGAGCCGATGATACCCGCTACCTGGGTGGCTATTTCACTATGTTCGGCGCTTTACAAAAAAGCACGGCATTATTGCCTTTACCAGGCAGTGCACAAACAGCTCCCCTTGCCTTTCCGGAAACTGACGACTATGTAACAACTGCACAAAGTGATGGTTCAGGGGGTTGGTATCTGGGAGGTTTATTTACCCGTATTGGAGATCAGGAAAGAATTGGTTTTGCGCATATCAATGCGCGCGGAGAGATCACTTCATGGGCCCCGGGAAAAGGCACTGTTCATAATATTTATGCATACGAAAATCGAGTTTTCATTGTAGAAAGCTCCCATGACTCCTGGAATCCTACGACCACACTCAAAGGTTACCGCCATGGCGCATCGGAGCCCGATTTGAATATGCCGCTTAATAACTCCAGTGTTGAAATCATCAGAAAGGGAGATATTCTTTATATCGCACAGGACAACTCTCAACTACCTTTGGTAGCTTATGATCTGAGTGGCAACAGATTGGAATGGTCTCCTCCCTTAGCTCGCGGTGTAAAGGCGTTAGCTACGCTGGATGAACTAATCTTCGTCGCTACCGGAGAGTCTTCAAACAACCTCAGGATATACAACGAAAGTGGAGAGCTGATTCGCATTATTGATTATATTTATGGCGAAATAAAACAGTTACAAGCTGATGATCAATATATCTACGCATCGGGTTACATTGATGTCGATAAAGATCGCCGAAAATCACAAATCATCCGTATCGACAAACAGGGTAACCATCATCCGTTTAAAAATTCACTGACTGTAGCTGCCAATGACGCCATTCTAGTGCATGAACAGGTTCTCTATTTTACTGCGCACGGTGCCCCTGGAGATAAAATGTTCGGTAAAGGCTTGCAAGCTTACTCGCTGCGAGACGATGAATTTATACCATGGGAATCGGGAGCTTCCGAAGGTATACACCACCTGACTATTTCCGATAAAACTCTGCTCACCAGTGGCATACAGCGTGTTGCAGGAGGAAAGTATCGTCGTGCTCTGGCGTCCTTCAATGCCGACGATCAATTAACTGATTGGAAGGTACAAGCTATCGGCTATGTATCCTCACTCTCCTGGTTTAATGGCACCTTATATGCAGGAGGGAAATTTGATATTGAGGGAGCGTTACCTCGTTCCCATTTGGCTGCTTTTGATATGGACGGTTTCATCACCGATTGGCAACCTGATACACACCCATACAATAGCTCATTGGAAATTAATATAATTAAAACGGACAGCTCCGGCGTTTACGCGGGGGGGCTTATATCAGCCAGTGACCTATATCAATCACAAGCCTATTTGTTGGCGATTGATCATTCAGGAAGCGCCTTACACCACACCCGGCTCCATTTCCCGGAGGGTGAGCGCTCTTCAATTACAGACATAGCATTAATCAATGACAAAATTTTTTTCACCGGGCCGTTTACGCGTGTAAATAACAAAGATCGCTTCGGCATAGCTGCCGTAGATAAGGCAGGTAATCTCTTGCACGATCATTTCGAAAATCTTATCTACAAATCCACCACAGCAATGGCCAACAACGGTAACAAAATTTATGTAACAGGGACATATTCAATAAGCCCTTCGATTTTTTTGCAAAAATTTGATGCCAACACCAATCATTCGAACTGGAGCAAAAGTTGGGGAATGGACTGGGCAGTACCAATAGCACACTCAATATCCACCTACGCAGATAAAATTCTCATTGGCGGCCATAACATCAGCATGGAGAAAGGGTTACTTGTACTGAATGAAAAAGGTGAAGTCATTGACGAAGGAAATCTAAACGGGGTTACTGCTCTCGAAATCAAGAATAATCAGTTGTTTGCCGCACACAGCCTGACTATTGAGAGCGACTTTGACTCATTTTCCTACAACCAGGATCTTGCTGCTTACAAAGCATTCAACCTGAAGCTCCCACTGGGAGAACAATAG